From Streptomyces asiaticus, one genomic window encodes:
- a CDS encoding DUF6010 family protein: MQYIAPVFIGLLYALLMSLIREPHRRRFNAIMVGGAGAAYLSGGGLDGWEFAFTVVATYVAYRGLESWTFIGIGWLLHTAWDIVHHIKGNPIVPFAHGSSLGCAICDPVIALWCFRGGPSLLRFFRRERSGEPAATALPGSLSAGRSAGNG, from the coding sequence ATCCAATACATCGCTCCGGTCTTCATCGGACTCCTCTACGCGCTCCTGATGTCCCTGATCCGCGAACCGCACCGCCGGCGCTTCAACGCGATCATGGTCGGCGGAGCGGGTGCGGCCTACCTCAGCGGCGGCGGCCTGGACGGCTGGGAGTTCGCCTTCACCGTGGTCGCCACCTATGTGGCCTACCGTGGCCTGGAGTCGTGGACCTTCATCGGCATCGGCTGGCTGCTGCACACCGCCTGGGACATCGTGCACCACATCAAGGGCAATCCCATCGTCCCGTTCGCCCATGGCTCGTCGCTGGGCTGTGCGATCTGCGATCCGGTCATCGCGCTGTGGTGTTTCCGGGGCGGCCCGTCGCTGCTCCGGTTCTTCCGCAGGGAACGGTCCGGGGAGCCGGCCGCCACTGCCCTGCCCGGCTCCCTGTCCGCCGGGCGGTCGGCGGGGAACGGATGA
- a CDS encoding beta-L-arabinofuranosidase domain-containing protein, producing MPLDRRRFLRTSVLTLGAPALAGHLATDAAASPARRPRAPLPDAFDRLPSGSITPRGWLAEQLRLQLHGLCGRYEERSHFLDINATGWTHPDRDGWEEVPYWLRGYVPLAVATRDQAALANARRWIDAILATQQSDGSFGPRSLRTKLNGGPDFWPFLPLLMALRTHEEFTGDQRVVPFLTRFLRFMNAQGPGAFDSSWVSYRWGDGIDTAIWLHRRTGEAFLLDLVRKMHTYGANWVDTIPTPHNVNIAQGFREPAQYAQLTGSAELRQATYRAYASVLGAYGQFPGGGFAGDENYRPGFGDPRQGFETCGIVEFMASHELLTRITGDPVWADRCEDLAFNMLPAALDPQGTGTHYITSANSIDLNNAVKSQGQFQNGFAMQSYQPGVDQYRCCPHNYGMGWPYFSEELWLATPDKGLAASLYAACEVTAKVAGGTTVTVTEDTDYPFDETVTLTLSTPEKVAFPLHLRVPGWCENPRIEVNGRAVAARGGPAFVRVDRSWTDGDVVTIRLPQRTTLRTWSARHGAVSVDHGPLTYSLRIGEDFVRYAGTDTFPEYEVHATTPWNYGLAPGALPVLTHDDGPLAANPFTHEGTPVRMTAQARRIPEWVSDDEHVVTPLQQSPARAETPAETVTLIPMGAARLRITCFPTASPDGRAWTPEPPFRRLLNKHSGKVLAVDEMSTANSARVVQFDNTPTGDHAWQWIDRGDGWFLIRNGHSGKVLGVDRMSTANSAIVVQYEDNGTVDHLWRKVDNGDGWFRVLNKNSQKVLGVDGMSTANSAQVVQYDDNGTDDHLWRLV from the coding sequence ATGCCCCTCGACCGACGTCGCTTCCTCCGCACCAGCGTCCTCACCCTCGGCGCCCCCGCGCTCGCCGGGCACCTGGCCACGGACGCCGCCGCATCCCCGGCCCGGCGGCCAAGGGCCCCGCTGCCCGACGCCTTCGACCGGCTCCCGTCCGGGAGCATCACCCCGCGCGGCTGGCTGGCCGAGCAGCTGCGCCTCCAACTCCACGGCCTCTGCGGCCGGTACGAGGAGCGCTCGCACTTCCTCGACATCAACGCCACCGGGTGGACCCACCCGGACCGGGACGGCTGGGAGGAGGTGCCCTACTGGCTGCGCGGCTATGTCCCGCTGGCGGTGGCGACGCGCGACCAGGCGGCGCTCGCCAACGCCCGCCGATGGATCGACGCCATCCTCGCCACCCAGCAGAGCGACGGCTCCTTCGGGCCGCGCTCCCTGCGGACAAAGCTGAACGGCGGCCCCGACTTCTGGCCGTTCCTCCCCCTCCTGATGGCTCTGCGCACCCATGAGGAGTTCACCGGCGACCAGCGCGTCGTCCCCTTCCTCACCCGCTTCCTGCGCTTCATGAACGCACAGGGGCCGGGCGCCTTCGACTCCAGCTGGGTCTCCTACCGCTGGGGCGACGGAATCGACACCGCGATATGGCTCCACCGCCGCACCGGCGAGGCGTTCCTTCTCGACCTCGTCCGGAAGATGCACACGTACGGCGCCAATTGGGTCGACACCATCCCGACCCCGCACAACGTCAATATCGCCCAGGGCTTCCGCGAGCCCGCCCAGTACGCCCAGTTGACCGGCTCCGCCGAGCTCAGACAGGCGACCTACCGCGCCTATGCGTCGGTGCTCGGCGCATACGGCCAGTTCCCGGGCGGTGGCTTCGCCGGGGACGAGAACTACCGCCCGGGTTTCGGAGACCCCCGGCAGGGGTTCGAGACCTGCGGCATCGTCGAGTTCATGGCCAGCCATGAGCTGCTGACCCGGATCACCGGCGACCCGGTGTGGGCCGACCGCTGCGAGGACCTGGCGTTCAACATGCTGCCCGCCGCACTCGACCCCCAGGGCACCGGCACCCACTACATCACCAGCGCGAACAGCATCGATCTCAACAACGCGGTGAAGTCGCAGGGGCAGTTCCAGAACGGCTTCGCGATGCAGTCGTACCAGCCGGGCGTCGACCAGTACCGCTGCTGTCCGCACAACTACGGCATGGGCTGGCCGTACTTCAGCGAGGAGCTGTGGCTGGCCACGCCCGACAAGGGGCTCGCCGCCTCCCTGTACGCCGCCTGTGAGGTGACCGCGAAGGTGGCGGGCGGTACGACGGTCACCGTCACCGAGGACACCGACTATCCGTTCGACGAGACCGTCACACTCACGCTGTCCACCCCCGAGAAGGTGGCCTTCCCGCTCCATCTCCGTGTCCCCGGCTGGTGCGAGAACCCCCGGATCGAGGTCAACGGCCGGGCGGTGGCCGCGCGCGGCGGCCCGGCCTTCGTCAGGGTCGACCGGAGCTGGACGGACGGCGATGTGGTGACGATCCGCCTGCCGCAGCGCACCACCCTGCGGACCTGGTCGGCGCGGCACGGCGCGGTCAGCGTCGACCACGGCCCGCTGACGTACTCCCTGCGCATCGGCGAGGACTTCGTGCGCTACGCCGGTACGGACACCTTCCCCGAGTACGAGGTGCACGCCACCACACCGTGGAACTACGGCCTCGCCCCCGGCGCCCTCCCCGTCCTCACCCACGACGACGGCCCGCTCGCCGCCAACCCCTTCACCCACGAGGGCACCCCGGTCCGCATGACCGCCCAGGCGCGCCGCATCCCCGAGTGGGTCTCGGACGACGAGCATGTGGTCACCCCGCTACAGCAGAGCCCGGCCCGGGCCGAAACACCGGCGGAGACGGTCACCCTCATCCCCATGGGCGCCGCCCGGCTGCGTATCACCTGCTTTCCCACGGCCTCGCCGGACGGCCGGGCGTGGACCCCGGAGCCGCCCTTCCGCCGCCTGCTCAACAAGCACAGCGGCAAGGTGCTCGCCGTCGACGAGATGTCCACGGCCAACAGCGCCCGCGTGGTGCAGTTCGACAACACACCGACGGGCGACCATGCCTGGCAGTGGATCGACCGGGGCGACGGCTGGTTCCTGATCCGCAACGGCCACAGCGGCAAGGTGCTGGGCGTCGACCGGATGTCCACCGCCAACAGCGCCATCGTCGTCCAGTACGAGGACAACGGCACGGTCGATCACCTCTGGCGGAAGGTGGACAACGGCGACGGCTGGTTCCGCGTCCTCAACAAGAACAGCCAGAAGGTGCTGGGGGTCGACGGCATGTCCACCGCCAACAGTGCCCAGGTGGTGCAGTACGACGACAACGGAACCGATGACCATCTGTGGCGGCTGGTGTGA
- a CDS encoding class I SAM-dependent methyltransferase, which produces MSAPQGQGPTFPELVVQALSSVERGYDLLAPKFDHTAYRTPASVLDSVTGALRPLGPFGSGLDVCCGTGAGMGVLRQVCRERITGVDFSAGMLAVGRERTRTVPDAPRTDWVRADARALPFGPVFDLAVSFGAFGHFLPRERPGLFAQVHSVLRPGGRFAFPIVAPARPGSRPYWSLLAFDTAMRVRNAVWRPSFVMYYRTFRLGDVWKELLGAGFEVELRALEDLGRRADGSPRCRLVVATRPV; this is translated from the coding sequence ATGTCCGCACCTCAGGGCCAGGGCCCCACCTTCCCCGAACTCGTCGTCCAGGCGCTGTCCTCCGTCGAGCGCGGCTACGATCTGCTGGCCCCGAAGTTCGACCACACCGCGTACCGGACACCGGCCTCGGTGCTGGACTCCGTGACCGGCGCCCTGCGCCCGCTCGGCCCCTTCGGCAGCGGCCTCGACGTGTGCTGCGGGACCGGCGCGGGCATGGGCGTACTGCGCCAGGTGTGCCGGGAGCGGATCACCGGCGTCGACTTCAGCGCGGGCATGCTGGCCGTGGGCCGGGAGCGTACGCGGACGGTGCCGGACGCCCCGCGCACGGACTGGGTACGCGCCGACGCGCGCGCCCTTCCGTTCGGGCCGGTCTTCGACCTGGCGGTGAGCTTCGGGGCGTTCGGCCACTTCCTGCCGCGCGAGCGGCCCGGGCTCTTCGCCCAGGTCCACTCCGTGCTCCGCCCGGGCGGCCGGTTCGCCTTCCCGATCGTGGCACCGGCCCGCCCGGGGTCCCGGCCCTACTGGTCGCTCCTGGCGTTCGACACCGCGATGCGGGTGCGCAACGCGGTGTGGCGGCCGTCCTTTGTGATGTACTACCGGACCTTTCGGCTCGGGGATGTGTGGAAGGAGCTGCTCGGGGCCGGGTTCGAGGTCGAGCTGCGAGCCCTGGAGGACCTCGGCCGCCGGGCGGACGGCAGCCCGCGCTGCCGGCTGGTGGTGGCCACCCGGCCGGTGTGA
- a CDS encoding SDR family NAD(P)-dependent oxidoreductase, giving the protein MSDMARKVGLVTGAGSGIGRATALEFARSGAAVAVLDIDESTAAETTEMIRKDGGQALSVAVDIADEHSVRAAVERTVEAYGGLDFAVNNAGLASHHRQLDRMPLDEFERVVHVNLAGTFLCMKYELPLLEGGGAIVNIASNGGLYAIPTAPAYVAAKHGIVGLTKVAAVDYAPRDIRVNAVCPGPTRTPGLEKVAAGTDMLATQEAITPLGRLATPREAAAAAIWLCSDAASYITGIALSVDGGRRA; this is encoded by the coding sequence ATGAGCGACATGGCCCGGAAGGTGGGTCTGGTCACCGGCGCCGGAAGTGGGATCGGCCGCGCGACGGCGCTGGAGTTCGCCCGGTCCGGCGCCGCGGTCGCCGTGCTCGACATCGACGAGAGCACGGCGGCCGAGACCACCGAGATGATCAGGAAGGACGGCGGACAGGCGCTGTCCGTCGCCGTCGACATCGCCGACGAACACTCCGTGCGGGCGGCCGTCGAGCGCACGGTCGAGGCCTACGGTGGGCTCGACTTCGCCGTGAACAACGCCGGTCTGGCCTCGCACCACCGGCAGCTCGACCGGATGCCCCTGGACGAGTTCGAGCGCGTGGTCCACGTCAACCTGGCCGGCACCTTCCTGTGCATGAAGTACGAGCTGCCCCTGCTCGAAGGCGGTGGCGCGATCGTCAACATCGCTTCCAACGGTGGCCTGTACGCGATCCCGACCGCTCCCGCCTACGTGGCCGCCAAACATGGCATCGTCGGGCTCACCAAGGTCGCCGCGGTCGACTACGCGCCGCGCGACATCCGGGTGAACGCCGTCTGCCCCGGCCCGACCCGCACACCCGGGCTCGAAAAGGTGGCGGCGGGCACCGACATGCTCGCCACGCAGGAGGCGATCACACCACTCGGCCGGCTGGCCACCCCTCGGGAGGCCGCGGCCGCGGCGATCTGGCTCTGCTCGGACGCCGCGTCCTACATCACCGGGATCGCGCTGTCGGTCGACGGCGGGCGCCGGGCATAG
- a CDS encoding LysR family transcriptional regulator, with protein sequence MIELETRELEYFLAVADELHFGRAAVRLSIAQPALSKAIRRIETRLGVPLFLRSSRRVELTPAGESLREHGRHALNAVGAAVRNARRAGDTQAHLRFVIKPGGDAGLLSGILAGYAHQPDARRVDILFSGPADRSDFLRDGRADVGLLYAPFDDLEGLAHETLYTEDRVVIVPSAHRLAGRAEVHLSDLEGETLPRWKGVPGGDGTGPEVADVVQMLHMIRVSRMIGVLPRSLVDPAPDGLVCVPVTDAPPSRLLLAWNKQDRRPLVASFVAAALTAQARSDTPRGPHTTTPRGPYTAATEAAVAAT encoded by the coding sequence ATGATCGAACTGGAGACCCGTGAGCTCGAGTACTTCCTGGCGGTCGCCGACGAGTTGCACTTCGGCCGGGCCGCCGTCCGGCTCTCGATCGCCCAGCCGGCGCTGTCGAAGGCGATCCGGCGGATCGAGACCCGGCTCGGTGTCCCGCTGTTCCTCCGCTCCAGCCGGCGCGTCGAGCTCACCCCGGCCGGGGAGTCGCTGCGGGAACACGGGCGGCATGCGCTCAACGCGGTCGGCGCCGCCGTCCGGAACGCCCGGCGCGCCGGGGACACCCAGGCCCATCTGCGGTTCGTGATCAAGCCCGGTGGCGATGCCGGTCTGCTGTCCGGGATCCTGGCCGGGTACGCCCACCAGCCCGACGCACGCCGGGTGGACATCCTGTTCAGCGGCCCCGCCGACCGCTCCGACTTCCTGCGCGACGGCCGGGCCGATGTCGGCCTGCTCTACGCGCCGTTCGACGATCTCGAGGGCCTGGCCCACGAGACGTTGTACACCGAGGACCGCGTGGTCATCGTCCCGTCAGCGCACCGGCTGGCCGGGCGCGCAGAGGTACACCTGTCCGATCTGGAGGGTGAGACGCTGCCGCGCTGGAAGGGGGTTCCCGGAGGCGACGGCACCGGGCCCGAGGTCGCCGACGTGGTCCAGATGCTGCATATGATCAGGGTGAGCCGGATGATCGGGGTGCTGCCCCGCTCGCTGGTCGATCCGGCCCCGGATGGCCTGGTCTGCGTCCCGGTGACCGACGCGCCGCCCAGCCGCCTCCTGCTCGCCTGGAACAAGCAGGACCGCCGGCCGCTGGTCGCGTCGTTCGTGGCCGCCGCGCTCACCGCTCAGGCCCGTTCCGACACTCCCCGAGGGCCGCACACGACTACTCCCCGAGGGCCGTACACTGCGGCAACCGAAGCGGCCGTGGCGGCGACCTGA
- a CDS encoding FAD-dependent monooxygenase, whose protein sequence is MNITPRRTVLVSGASIAGPALAYWLRRYGFAVTLVEKAAALRGGGYPIDIRGTAVEVVRRMGVLPRLRDAHVGIRRISFLDEQGDPIAAIRPEAISGGVEGHDLEIPRGELAEILYGAIRDDVEILFNDSIATLHDHDGGVDVTFRGGARRTFDLVIGADGIHSHTRSLAFGPEEGYHRYLDHCFAGFTMPNHLGLAHEGLSWNVPGRTAVLYAPRDDDRVHAFLSFLRPDPPFTAFRDPAAQRELVAGVFSGYGWEVPRMVAAMRDSDDLFFDVVSQIHMPRWSTGRVALVGDAAYAPSFFSGQGSSLALVGAYVLAGELAAHAHHDDAFEGYERTLRSFVELNQALADEGSAGVSPRTAEDLARRNKALREPSAVLSSAGRDVHSALALPGYDGHDAS, encoded by the coding sequence ATGAACATCACGCCGCGGCGTACGGTCCTGGTCTCCGGCGCCAGCATCGCCGGTCCCGCGCTGGCCTACTGGCTCCGCCGGTACGGCTTCGCGGTCACCCTCGTCGAGAAGGCGGCCGCGCTGCGCGGTGGCGGCTACCCCATCGACATCCGCGGCACCGCCGTCGAGGTCGTCCGGCGGATGGGGGTGCTCCCCCGGCTCCGGGACGCCCACGTCGGCATCCGCCGGATCTCCTTCCTCGACGAGCAGGGCGACCCGATAGCCGCCATCCGGCCCGAGGCCATCTCCGGCGGTGTGGAAGGACATGACCTCGAAATCCCGCGCGGAGAGCTGGCCGAGATCCTCTACGGCGCCATCCGGGACGACGTCGAGATCCTCTTCAACGACTCCATCGCCACCCTTCACGACCACGACGGCGGAGTGGACGTGACCTTCCGCGGCGGCGCCCGGCGCACCTTCGACCTGGTCATCGGCGCCGATGGCATCCACTCGCACACCAGGAGCCTGGCCTTCGGCCCCGAGGAGGGCTACCACCGCTACCTCGATCACTGCTTCGCCGGATTCACCATGCCCAACCACCTGGGGCTCGCACACGAGGGGCTCAGCTGGAACGTCCCGGGCCGGACCGCCGTCCTCTACGCGCCCCGCGACGACGACCGGGTCCACGCCTTCCTCAGCTTCCTGCGCCCCGACCCGCCCTTCACCGCCTTCCGCGACCCCGCCGCCCAGCGCGAACTCGTGGCCGGGGTGTTCTCCGGATACGGATGGGAGGTCCCGCGGATGGTCGCCGCCATGCGCGACAGCGACGACCTCTTCTTCGACGTGGTCAGCCAGATCCATATGCCACGGTGGTCCACGGGCCGGGTCGCGCTGGTCGGCGACGCCGCCTACGCGCCGTCGTTCTTCTCCGGCCAGGGTTCGAGCCTGGCGCTGGTCGGCGCGTACGTCCTCGCCGGTGAACTGGCCGCACACGCCCACCACGACGACGCCTTCGAGGGGTACGAGCGCACCCTGCGGTCGTTCGTGGAGCTGAACCAGGCCCTCGCCGACGAAGGAAGCGCCGGTGTCTCCCCTCGCACCGCCGAGGACCTGGCCCGGCGCAACAAGGCGCTGCGCGAGCCGTCCGCCGTGCTCAGCAGTGCCGGCCGGGACGTGCATTCGGCGCTGGCCCTCCCCGGCTACGACGGCCACGACGCCTCGTGA
- a CDS encoding MarR family winged helix-turn-helix transcriptional regulator, with translation MTAEGPEAGQGGGGEHDLLAMLPRLTQLSGAVNRGRVTERAMEAAGVSVDRPAMSVLVALHVAGTPLRVGEIAARMQVVGPHVTRQINELARRGLVRRVTDPDDQRARLIEPTAEGAAATDRYMRTVLGWFSDALAGWSPQDREVFGRLLARFVDDLTAHLNGFDDDRAG, from the coding sequence ATGACCGCCGAGGGACCGGAGGCCGGGCAGGGCGGCGGCGGTGAACACGACCTGCTGGCCATGCTGCCCCGTCTGACGCAGCTCAGCGGCGCCGTGAACCGGGGCCGGGTGACCGAGCGCGCCATGGAGGCCGCCGGTGTATCCGTGGACCGCCCCGCGATGTCGGTGCTGGTCGCCCTGCACGTGGCGGGCACCCCACTGCGCGTGGGGGAGATCGCCGCGCGGATGCAGGTGGTCGGGCCCCATGTCACCCGGCAGATCAACGAGTTGGCGCGGCGGGGGCTGGTCCGCCGGGTCACCGATCCGGACGATCAGCGCGCCCGGCTCATCGAGCCGACCGCCGAGGGAGCCGCCGCGACCGACCGTTATATGCGGACCGTACTCGGCTGGTTCAGCGACGCCCTCGCCGGCTGGAGCCCCCAGGACCGCGAGGTCTTCGGCCGCCTGCTCGCGCGCTTCGTGGACGACCTCACCGCCCATCTGAACGGCTTCGACGACGATCGGGCCGGCTGA
- a CDS encoding TetR/AcrR family transcriptional regulator C-terminal domain-containing protein yields the protein MSLYRCVDSRDDDPITLMVDRVSAEATAPPPTGDWRADLTEAAYRIRQVTLRHPWLARHALNAEDFGPGTLAMTESTLALLDGHGLDTGDMPHAWRTLLAFVQGHAFAEARRHEARQRRADESETGAPGPSFLDKAAESGEYPLSTRALREAPRPTDPRDAFDRRLGHVLDGLAQAFFERDRR from the coding sequence ATGTCTCTCTACCGCTGTGTCGACAGCCGTGACGACGACCCGATCACCCTCATGGTCGACCGGGTCAGCGCCGAGGCCACCGCCCCGCCCCCGACCGGCGACTGGCGTGCCGATCTCACCGAAGCGGCCTACCGAATCCGCCAGGTGACCCTGCGCCACCCTTGGCTGGCCCGACACGCCCTCAACGCCGAGGACTTCGGACCGGGCACGCTGGCGATGACGGAGTCCACCCTGGCCCTCCTGGACGGCCATGGGCTGGACACCGGAGACATGCCTCACGCCTGGCGGACCCTGCTCGCGTTCGTCCAGGGGCATGCCTTCGCCGAGGCCCGCCGGCACGAGGCCCGACAGCGCCGAGCCGACGAGAGCGAGACCGGAGCGCCCGGGCCGTCGTTCTTGGACAAGGCCGCCGAGAGCGGCGAGTACCCGCTCTCCACACGTGCCCTGCGGGAGGCACCCCGGCCCACCGATCCGCGGGACGCCTTCGACCGCCGCCTGGGCCATGTGCTCGACGGTCTGGCCCAGGCGTTCTTCGAGCGCGACCGGCGGTAG
- a CDS encoding SRPBCC domain-containing protein, with product MYTMRLSRRVNAPRSAVYRALLDASAVAAWRVPEGMTSRVHEFDPREGGTFRISLVYDDPASAGKSGGHTDTYHGRFTRLVPDEQVVEVLEFETADPALRSTMTMTTTLTDAEGGGTDVHLLHEGIPDAVPAADNELGQRMALDKLAELVETGRAPR from the coding sequence ATGTACACCATGCGACTCTCCCGCCGGGTGAACGCCCCGCGCTCCGCCGTCTACCGGGCGCTCCTCGACGCGAGCGCCGTCGCGGCCTGGCGGGTGCCCGAGGGCATGACCAGCCGGGTGCACGAGTTCGACCCCCGCGAAGGGGGCACCTTCCGTATCTCCCTCGTCTACGACGACCCGGCGAGCGCCGGCAAGTCGGGCGGCCATACGGACACCTACCACGGCCGCTTCACCCGGCTGGTGCCGGACGAGCAGGTGGTCGAGGTGCTCGAGTTCGAGACCGCGGATCCCGCCCTGCGCTCCACGATGACGATGACGACCACGCTCACCGACGCGGAGGGCGGCGGCACGGACGTCCACCTCCTGCACGAGGGGATCCCCGACGCCGTACCGGCCGCCGACAACGAGCTGGGGCAGCGTATGGCCCTGGACAAGCTGGCCGAGCTGGTCGAGACGGGCCGGGCGCCTCGGTAA
- a CDS encoding succinate dehydrogenase/fumarate reductase iron-sulfur subunit, with translation MKLTLRVWRQKNPDTPGAMATYELDGVSQDMSFLEMLDVLNEELIVKGDEPVAFDHDCREGICGACSLVINGDAHGPERTTTCQLHMRSFQDGDTIDIEPWRASAFPVIKDLVVDRSAFDRVIQAGGYITAPTGAAPEAHATPVPKADADYAFEHAECIGCGACVAACPNGAAMLFTSAKVNHLNVLPQGSPERETRVLDMVAQMDAEGFGGCTLTGECATACPKGIPLFSITAMNKEWLRATRKVKR, from the coding sequence ATGAAGCTCACCCTGCGCGTCTGGCGCCAGAAGAACCCCGACACCCCCGGCGCCATGGCCACCTACGAGCTCGACGGCGTCTCCCAGGACATGTCCTTCCTCGAGATGCTCGACGTCCTCAACGAGGAGCTCATCGTCAAGGGCGATGAGCCGGTGGCCTTCGACCACGACTGCCGTGAGGGCATCTGCGGTGCGTGCAGCCTGGTGATCAACGGTGACGCCCACGGTCCGGAGCGCACCACCACCTGCCAGCTCCATATGCGGTCCTTCCAGGACGGCGACACCATCGACATCGAGCCGTGGCGCGCCTCCGCCTTCCCGGTCATCAAGGACCTGGTGGTGGACCGCTCCGCGTTCGACCGGGTGATCCAGGCCGGTGGCTACATCACCGCCCCCACCGGGGCCGCGCCGGAGGCACACGCCACTCCGGTGCCCAAGGCGGACGCGGACTACGCGTTCGAGCACGCCGAGTGCATCGGCTGCGGCGCCTGCGTGGCGGCCTGCCCCAACGGCGCTGCGATGCTGTTCACCTCGGCCAAGGTCAACCACCTCAATGTGCTGCCCCAGGGCTCTCCGGAGCGGGAGACCCGGGTGCTGGACATGGTGGCCCAGATGGACGCCGAGGGCTTCGGCGGCTGCACCCTCACCGGTGAGTGCGCCACGGCCTGCCCCAAGGGCATCCCGCTGTTCTCCATCACCGCGATGAACAAGGAGTGGCTGCGGGCGACCCGCAAGGTCAAGCGCTGA